The window TACAATTGCTACCCCTTCTTCAACTTTCCAACTTAGAAATTCCATTCTCCCACTCCCTATTTAAGAACTTACTCACTATACTTATCGCTAACCCCTTTAGCGTATAAGCTTGTCTTGCTTGTTTAGATATGAAGAGCTCACAATATATTATCTGCAAGCTTTTTGCCTCATAGAATCTATCAAGAAGCACAAGGCTTCGACAAAACGATTAGTCGAAATTAGACTTTCGTTTTGTTAACCTTTTAAACCATTTAACAGTAGATGCCTTACCTTAGGCGCTGTCGCTAATAAATCGTATCGGAATTCATTCATGACCCAACTTGTAATCGTTTCATCAATTGTTCCAAATACCATTTGTCGAGCAATTCTCACGTCCATCGTAGAATTAAACTCTCCTTTAAACATTCCCTCGATTAGAATCTCATCAAGTAGCTTTAAATACTCTTTTAATATGGAGTTAATTTTCAACCTGATTTCTTTGTTTGACTGCCTTAACTCTAATTGCGTTACTGTTGCAAGGTGGCGATCATTTGCTAAAACATTAAAATGGTTATCAATCATTTTTGATAATTTATCAGCTGATGACTCCCCATATTGAATGATTTCTTGTAAGGATTCTACGAAGACACCCATTTTCTCTTGAAAGACGGAAATCAAAATATCCTCTTTATTTTTGAAATATAAATAGATTGTTCCGTCTGCAACTCCCGCTTGCTTTGCAATTTTTGAAATTT is drawn from Lysinibacillus sp. SGAir0095 and contains these coding sequences:
- a CDS encoding TetR/AcrR family transcriptional regulator; amino-acid sequence: MKRDKPKYKQIIDAAVIAIAENGYHQAQISKIAKQAGVADGTIYLYFKNKEDILISVFQEKMGVFVESLQEIIQYGESSADKLSKMIDNHFNVLANDRHLATVTQLELRQSNKEIRLKINSILKEYLKLLDEILIEGMFKGEFNSTMDVRIARQMVFGTIDETITSWVMNEFRYDLLATAPKVRHLLLNGLKG